The region AGCGCGACGCCATGCAGGAAGCCGAGGACATCATCGAGCACGCCAAACAGGAGGCCGAACGCCTGGCCGCCGAGGCCGAAGTTACCCTGGAGGCCGAGGTCAAGCGGCGCGGCGAGCTGGCCCAAGCCAAAATCGCCCAGGCCGAGGCCCAGGCCCTGAAGGAAGTGCGTCACTCAGCCGTCGAGATTTCGCTACGCGCCGCCGAAACCCTGATCAAGCAGAACCTAGAGCGTTTCAAGTTTGC is a window of Alphaproteobacteria bacterium DNA encoding:
- a CDS encoding F0F1 ATP synthase subunit B, which gives rise to MFDAAFWVAVAFVAFCAILAKFAYRRIIDALDARARAISDQLDEAARLREEAQALLASYQRKQRDAMQEAEDIIEHAKQEAERLAAEAEVTLEAEVKRRGELAQAKIAQAEAQALKEVRHSAVEISLRAAETLIKQNLERFKFA